The sequence caacAGCTTAATCTAAACGAAACCAACAGTGTAATACAACAAATGATCGTAATGCAAATTACggcatttgaaaaagaaatcagGCAACTTGGCCAAAAATCAAAACTCGCTCTAGTGAGTACCGTTTATTTGGAGTAGTCACATGgtatctttgaatttttttaattccatatcCTATAACTTTCTTAGAATGATGATCCGAGTGTCATGAAGGGTTATAGTAAACGTTTGATAAATCTACAAGAAATCATAGAACAAGCAAATGAACGTGACTTTATAATGGATGTTCAAGACCTTCGACATTCACTTACGGAATCATATGAAATGCTAAACGAGTGCCGAACTAAACTAGAAATGTATAAAAATCCCGAGTAAGATTTCTCTCTGTCAGTTTCCCTATCTATCAACTTAAACTTTGATACGTTTGTTTTAAATTGCAGCGAACCCGGTGTTAAGTATTTGTCTTTATATGACTGCGTTAGTCAACGTCAACTGAAGAACCTCCAAGGCTATCTTGCCATTAATCAAAGTATAATGAAACGTCTTGAAGAACAAATGGATATACATTGGAGTTATTATCAGGACTTGGTACGGCGCAATTCGAAATCTCAAATGCGTGTACCGTGCTTAGATGGCATCTACCAACAAATgaccaaattgaaaaatttgataaCACAGCAACAGACAAAATTGCATTATATTAAATCCATTATCAAACAAAAAGACTTGGCGGGTAGTAGCAGATTAAGTAATGAATTGCGTAAAGAAGCTGCACAAGGGATGAAATCAGATATGTAAGTTGAAACATGAATACTTTAGAAATAGAATGGAATAATTGGAGGTTTACACTTCGATATAaaggtcttttgtgccctctactcatcataaTACCTCATCCAAACGCAGTTCCCTAAGGAAGCCTAAGATGGAGCTAGTTTGGGCTTAGTGTGTGCCTTTCTACCAGACCAAAATTTCTATTCATATGAAAACATTTGAGAAGAGGCTATGCAGATGCAGTGACCTGTGGGAATGTATTTGACCGGATATATAATGACCGGACCGGGAATGTATAatgaccggacagtatttagacagtcaataaacgacatccaccgggaggccgtcaccaccttcatgaattcccgtcctgtgaatgccgtaatcggagtccaaccaccacctattgcagacgaagagctccagcttccccgtgaaactcgtgtaacactggcataactacgttctggatactgtagcaggttaaactcctacatatccagaattgaccccgacattcccaacacatgtccggcatgtgaaggtaccccgcacgacagtaaccacctcttcacatgccccctaaaaccgattaatctaacacccctctccctctggacccaacctgtcgacacagcatgtttcctgggcctacccctagatgagctagacgaagacgaccggtgatatgccctacaTTGACAGAGCTaccattactgttaaaacaacaacaacaacctgtgGGAATGCCAGTAAGCACTCGCAGTTCGTCCTTAGGGAGATTTATGAGATACCTGAATCTCTTTTGATTGTACCCTCCCAATAAGAACTTAGcctgggaatgctgctgaagccACAgtacttggccggatataaatccgggttgttccggtaacgtggacccgactgtcgtgggaacgtcgcTTCCTAAATGGTTTGTTGTCCCATGGAAACGATCCCCATTAATAGCGACAACGCAGTCAATGGCTCGGCCGCCGCATTTCCAATTATTTCCATATGTTCTGGGATTAGTCTGAAGTGATTATACAAACCTAATGAATGGAATTTATCTATGCACTGTACTAGTGAGGATTTAACCTCGAAGGAAGATGAAACCTTGATTGCAGCCTGTCTGACGCTCAAAGTGCCAATTTGCCGGAGTTTCCTGCTAAAGATGGCATAAAGTTCCGCTTGAGAAATCCTGAGAAACTTGTCTAACGGCACCACCAGTTTTCTTTTGTAACCATAGATACCAGTGCATATACCTTCCGATGTCTTCAAGCCACCTATATAGCAGTGTAGGGTAGACTCTTAGTGTTTCCTTCCATAGAAGGCGGAGTACTTCAATGTGCggtaatttttgaatatattcacaagaactatattttttgtgatatCATCTCTACGGGGTTGAGCAAGCGGTAGCTGTTGGGCAGGTGTGCATAGCCCCCGTAATGCATACACATGCCATGTTCGGACACATAGTCGAACGTGCCTGTACTGTCGATAGGAGACCCTCGATGCACACGCAACCGCTCTATATGTTATCGCAGGCCTAATTATCGTCGTGTACTTCCATCTGATGATTTTCTGCTCAGCTTTTGCACACCATGAGAACCTTAGGTGCTTTGGACATGGTCGCATCAGATAGTTCTTCCAGTTCTTCGCTGACCATTTCATTAGCGACTCTGTTAATAGAGAATTATCTTATTCCTGGTAAGGGTATTCTTATGGTGAAGGAATGATGGCTGTTTTGGATGAGTTTATATTCAGACCTTCCTGCCTTGTATGCTTGTTGATTGGGATGGAGAGGTTTTATTCGTAATTTTTCTGATTTCATTATGAATAAAACGGGATCAAgaaatcatgttttttatttagtaaaaagttattctaaaACCAAAAGACTAATTTTCGCCACCTTCTATAAGTATGTATTATGCCATCATGTCTTTACTTACAtacgtaaatattaaaattttacaatttggaatttatttcaatgttcttagaattttccagaatctaacttttaatttgatttttcaatttcttttcgtTTCGCAACTCGTTTTAGTGGCATTGTTTCCTTAGCAGATTCTATACTTTCGATGAGCATACACAATATTACAGACGCAAAGAGTAACAAATTATCCGAAAGCAAATTAAATGCTCTACGTAATTTCACAAATCAAAAAGGAAAGATAACAATAATTAAACCTCGGCGCCCAAATCGTGTTGAACTGACTTCAGAGGTTATTTTGGAATCGAAGCAgctaatcaaaataaaagagtcGAAAGACAAGCAAATCAAAGCGATCAAAGCAACTGAAAAGgtgaatgaaaaaatgaaagaggaaaagtCTGGTACTTCATTCAAACCAATGCAACCGCAATCTAAGCAAGCTTTTGAGTCAAAGTTACAGCTTACAAAGACTCCTTCGTCAGTCGGACACTTTGTCAATCCACAAAGTTCCGCACCAACCTTTGCGCTACCAAAAGATTCTAATTTAGCACAGCCAATACAACAAACAGGTGCTCCGTTTTCAGCTCTCAATTTTACAGGTAGCAATTTGTTTGCCAAAAATGAACCAGTCAATATTGAAAACTCGCCGGAATTATCAACATTTGCAGCAAATACTAATACTTTCAAAATCGGCGTTACTGAGAACAAACCAAATGCTGTTGTAGCACCTAACAAAAATCTGTTCTCAAAGTCAGATTCAACATCCAACTTTTCCTTTACACCAAAGGGTGAAGCGGCAGATGCCACCAAGCCTTTTAACATTGCCTCTAAGGGATTTACAGGGTTCGGGCAGCAACCGCTGGCGAGTGCAAACCCAGGTACTCTATTCAACAAAGCAAGTAACCCAGCTGATTCAAGTACTACCAATCAACCGAACAACGCTCCGAAATCGTTCAGTTTTGGTGGCACTTTTAGTACTCTCACCGATACAAATAGTGGTTCAAAAACTAGCGCAACGCAAAACCCACCAAAATTACCAaccaccacaacaacaacattatttGGCGGTGTAATGACGCAGCCTACAATTTTTAATAGGCAAAATGAGAATCAAACTATTGCTGCTCCGCAACTCTCAAGTGCAAAGTATGTATAAGACGCCAATTGTAAAAGGTTCAATATATTCAGATAATTGATTTTGTGCTTTTAGTCCACCCAGTTTGGAAAAAAGTTCCCCTGATGCTACACAAACGAAAAGTGGTGAAGCCGTTGCTCTAACGAAGAATGTGGCTACATCAGACCAGATTGCTGCAGCCAGCAGTGACGCAACACAAATCCAAAGTAATGCAGATGATATGTTGTTAAAATCGTTAAATATCTGTAAGCCCACTGCAAAAGGTATGCGCATTATTAgagattattattgatttttgtattcaaaatgtTTACTTCTCTCTCGCAGAAGCTGTGAAGCCAAAAGAGGGCAACATATTTGCTTTTAACTCAAATACTGAGAATATGCCACAAAGCGCTTTTCAACCCATGTTCGACACTTCAACATCATCGCCACTTGTCAAAGTGAAtaccacaacaacagcaacgacCGCGTCGTCAACACCATCGATTTTTGGCAGAAGTGGAGCAATAGCAGAATCGTCGTTTTCACCCTTTAGCGGCATCGGCACAAATATATCCACATTTGGTAGTGTTACTAGTAGCGGTTTTACGTCCAACACAACCCCTACTGTATCTACGCCAGCGACCAGCACTGTTGGTAGTACTGGCGCATCTGCGTTTTCATTTAGCAACTCGGCAGCATTCAAACAGTTGCCCACTTTTCAAAATCAAACATCTTCAATAACTTCGACTACTTCGGCCACCTTATCCGTAGGTACACCCACGCCCCCAGTAAGTACGTCAGCAGCAGTTAACACAACTCCTGTAGCTACTGCCTTAACCGTAACTCAGACAACAACTCCCGTGACAGTTGCTGCCTCTACAACACTAACACCAACAGCTGCTGCTacaacaccaataacaacaattgTTGCTACAACACCATCATCAATAGCTGTTGCTACAACACCAACAGCTACTGTTGCAACAGCAGCAAAATCAACCACGATTGCCCAGTCCACAGATGGCTCTACAGTCCCTGCAAGCGCCTCAACAAGCCCATTCTTTTCAGCTTTTGTCGCGGCTAAAGCACCTGGCGATTCTTTGTTCAGTAAATTAGAGCAACAAACTCAAGTGGCAAGTCCCGTTAACTTGGTTGCTAAAACCGAGAATACCACTCAACCAGCAGCAACTAATTTATCGCTATTTGGAGGCATGTCTTTGGGTAGTCAACCCTCGGAAAGTGGTGGCAGTATATTTGGCAACGCTAGCAGTGGATTTGGTGCTACCGGCGGTggcatatttggtggtgcagcTACTGCAACCATACCAATCAGCCCGCAAGGCATTACCAGCGGCAATACATCTACTGGTTCCATATTTGGTAACAGTGCCGCCAAAAGTGGTGATACTACATCCACATCTATTTTCGGTGGTAATAATGCCACCAAACCAACTGAAAATACTACAGGATCGATATTTGGAAATGCAGCCGCTAAAAGCGCCGAAAATACCAGTGGATCCATATTTGGAGGTGGTGCTGCTAAGAGTCCGGAGAACGTCAACGTTTTTGGTTCGCCAACATCAGCTGGTACGGCTGTAAGCAGTGGTTCGATTTTCGGTCAAAGTGCTTTGGGACAATCGACTGGCAGCATCTTTGCTTCGGCCGCCAACAAACCGGATTCAACATCTACCGCATCAGGTTTTAGCTTTGTTGGCTCAGCTTTTGGCAACGCGACTAAGAATAATTCTGCATCAGGAGGTTCCCTTTTTGGTGGCGCTGCTGCTTCGCCCGActcacagcagcagcaacaatcaaacatttttggatCACCAACAGGGGGTTTTGGAGCGACAGCCACTTCACCATTTAGTTCATTTTCACAAGGAGGTACAGCAGTGGCAAGCCCTAGTTTCGGATCGCCCACGCAACAACCACAAACGGGAGCCTTTTCACGTCCTGTGTTCGGTGGCGCGCCAACTTTCGGTAGTCCTCCTGTGTTTGGCGCCCAATCTACCTTTGGCGCTGCACCGTCTTTCGGAAGCCCCAAAGGATTTGGGACATTTGCTACACCCACAACCACCTCTTTTGGCGCACCCACGACGCAGAGTAGTAATATTTTTGAAGCCTTAGGCTCCACAGACACAGGATTATCTTTTGGCAATTTGGCACAAACCACGAAAACTCCAGCTAACGCGCCGAAACCCATGTTCGGAGGGTGAGTCAAGAAAATATAATTCTATTGTAAGATGATAATGAAAAATCTATTAATTTCAGCTCCTCATTCATGAACTACCGAGCATAAGcacgaaattgaaatttaaacgaTGCATTTGAAACTCGTCACCCTTGACGAAGACATTGGTGAAATTACAAAATTGGATAAGAGAAATATTTTACcgacaaaactaataaaaaatcttgaaattattctatgcaaaatatactAATTACGAAAATCAAGAAAGATCATTTTAAAACTCAACTCGAAGTTGCATTAAATTTCGAACCTCTTTTATCTTATCGAACAACTTTTTGTTAATGTATAGCGAATTTTTCTTGTCaaacttatatattttattcaattttttaagttaCTACAAAATCGCAATTGCTTTGAGCATTGGGGAAAAGAaacgttattatttatttattttaaaaagcttacatgataataaaattattaggtAAACTGAAGCtaacgcagcgctagcagcagaggctttcggctggtAACGTGTGATGGGTCGGATACGATGGAGTAGGTCGGTGTcctttagaaatttataaattttcttaatattatctTCAGTGACGTCTTTTAAAAGTAGGAGAGGATCCTTGTTCTCGAAGTGATGATGCTTTTGAGAAGCAAGTTCTGGACAGGATACTAGTAGGTGATGCGCACTGGCTGTAGCTTGGCAGAAGGTGCAGGTGTGGGATATGTTAGGCATATTGAGCAGGCAGACTCAATAGAGAACAGTTGCTTTTTGaagcacctatttttttgagaatggtaacacaaatgacatggcaaatgtgttcataatttacttaaaggtttgacatttacgaaatgggacgctatacgcttgaacaaaattgggaaatattgaaaacctatttccaaagttgtgagccttcttcttccgcggttacagtaaatggcgagcgttaccgtgccatgctcaacgagtttttgtttccaaaaattgaagaggatgacatggaagacatttggtttcaacaggatggtgca is a genomic window of Anastrepha ludens isolate Willacy chromosome 6, idAnaLude1.1, whole genome shotgun sequence containing:
- the LOC128868659 gene encoding nuclear pore complex protein Nup214, coding for MAQQCPASIDVTDIQFKLQSKHKVFSENPKLRDNVNLLACSSNHGLLFVGNPNAPELQAFILSDVIYAKQKGEPVHVRTTELLNIPNIIACNADGSMLAVNYTLQGYGVLDIFYVPSFVTAEVQLLYSIRFPDPNVYALHLLWNPVLESVIGVVLSNGNFELYTLKDGGSVEMRSIKNQQIQCGCWSPKGKQIVFGHPNGKLQQFKPDLTPVKSIVCPPDLHPGPFDTIALHWLSTFQFVVSFLTRGEEVMPNMYIVNAPKGGTPAYINYNDVCYSGSEGRKQQITFLHIVPWNLLLVRSANGVEIGLLGAKDNVDQPQWVHYMLLDEARIEMPLTEASDETYPIGLVLDTSANHELTVGERKLQTMPVIHVLSTHGHLLCFNFLNLTANAVNICSPPSAIDYPYGTFGILNEGSLTKANTPQNVVEGSQNLKLPSIEPPPPAPLLNFSTQPQINATNQNTPTFGAPGNQNVFGGGFEQKPPIAKFGVPPSNNETQSNLLSKPLVQTAPTTTLQNTLKTTQNNEVFKPLYTVSPEFSPPSIQRQQQSHQATKGPTQFDSAAKSKTQQLNLNETNSVIQQMIVMQITAFEKEIRQLGQKSKLALNDDPSVMKGYSKRLINLQEIIEQANERDFIMDVQDLRHSLTESYEMLNECRTKLEMYKNPDEPGVKYLSLYDCVSQRQLKNLQGYLAINQSIMKRLEEQMDIHWSYYQDLVRRNSKSQMRVPCLDGIYQQMTKLKNLITQQQTKLHYIKSIIKQKDLAGSSRLSNELRKEAAQGMKSDIGIVSLADSILSMSIHNITDAKSNKLSESKLNALRNFTNQKGKITIIKPRRPNRVELTSEVILESKQLIKIKESKDKQIKAIKATEKVNEKMKEEKSGTSFKPMQPQSKQAFESKLQLTKTPSSVGHFVNPQSSAPTFALPKDSNLAQPIQQTGAPFSALNFTGSNLFAKNEPVNIENSPELSTFAANTNTFKIGVTENKPNAVVAPNKNLFSKSDSTSNFSFTPKGEAADATKPFNIASKGFTGFGQQPLASANPGTLFNKASNPADSSTTNQPNNAPKSFSFGGTFSTLTDTNSGSKTSATQNPPKLPTTTTTTLFGGVMTQPTIFNRQNENQTIAAPQLSSANPPSLEKSSPDATQTKSGEAVALTKNVATSDQIAAASSDATQIQSNADDMLLKSLNICKPTAKEAVKPKEGNIFAFNSNTENMPQSAFQPMFDTSTSSPLVKVNTTTTATTASSTPSIFGRSGAIAESSFSPFSGIGTNISTFGSVTSSGFTSNTTPTVSTPATSTVGSTGASAFSFSNSAAFKQLPTFQNQTSSITSTTSATLSVGTPTPPVSTSAAVNTTPVATALTVTQTTTPVTVAASTTLTPTAAATTPITTIVATTPSSIAVATTPTATVATAAKSTTIAQSTDGSTVPASASTSPFFSAFVAAKAPGDSLFSKLEQQTQVASPVNLVAKTENTTQPAATNLSLFGGMSLGSQPSESGGSIFGNASSGFGATGGGIFGGAATATIPISPQGITSGNTSTGSIFGNSAAKSGDTTSTSIFGGNNATKPTENTTGSIFGNAAAKSAENTSGSIFGGGAAKSPENVNVFGSPTSAGTAVSSGSIFGQSALGQSTGSIFASAANKPDSTSTASGFSFVGSAFGNATKNNSASGGSLFGGAAASPDSQQQQQSNIFGSPTGGFGATATSPFSSFSQGGTAVASPSFGSPTQQPQTGAFSRPVFGGAPTFGSPPVFGAQSTFGAAPSFGSPKGFGTFATPTTTSFGAPTTQSSNIFEALGSTDTGLSFGNLAQTTKTPANAPKPMFGGSSFMNYRA